One Archangium lipolyticum DNA window includes the following coding sequences:
- a CDS encoding bifunctional metallophosphatase/5'-nucleotidase, with amino-acid sequence MMRLFSLLGALFALGGLGSGCTLPRPGSISSLAVSAPEPERKQLTVLYVADLHAQLRAHPELFWHGGKERIEEAGGFARVAAAIQRIRAERGGEVLVLDAGDTIQGSGAAALTEGGVLVEPLNALGLDAAVPGNWEVVYGPEVLKQRARELKHPLFAANLRDAASGERLFPPYFMKEVGGVKVAVVGFTDPDVPRRQPPGYSQGLRYDGPEELPALVREVREREGAQVVLLMTHVGLAKAVGLAAKVPGVDVHLSSDTHERTYAPIEQAGSWVVEPGAFGSFLGRLDLWVEEGRVVDRRWELIELTASRFPEDPRVARLVDAALAPHEAKLSSPVGRTDVTLARYAVVENPLDNVLADAIRVAGGTEIGLSNGFRFGTPLLPGPVREADLWNFFPIVNKLKTGKVSGRQLRAFWEQELENVFAREPEKRFGGWLPRPSGMTLRFRADAPKGKRLLALEVGGKPVEDDRLYTVTACEREGDAPDMVCRIPGVQEPRVLDVDAHEAVRRFLAGKPRLNDALQGRAVGEDLPPVLRTQQVQ; translated from the coding sequence ATGATGCGTCTCTTCTCGCTGCTCGGCGCGCTGTTCGCGCTGGGCGGCCTGGGCTCCGGCTGTACCTTGCCGCGGCCGGGTTCCATCTCCTCGCTGGCCGTCAGCGCCCCCGAGCCCGAGCGCAAGCAGCTCACCGTCCTCTATGTGGCGGACCTGCACGCGCAGTTGCGCGCCCACCCCGAGCTCTTCTGGCACGGCGGCAAGGAGCGGATTGAAGAGGCCGGCGGCTTTGCCCGTGTGGCCGCCGCCATCCAGCGGATTCGCGCCGAGCGCGGCGGTGAGGTGTTGGTGCTCGACGCCGGAGACACGATTCAGGGCTCGGGCGCGGCGGCGCTCACCGAGGGCGGCGTCCTCGTCGAGCCCCTCAACGCGCTCGGGCTGGACGCCGCGGTGCCCGGCAACTGGGAGGTGGTGTACGGCCCCGAGGTGCTCAAGCAGCGGGCTCGCGAGCTGAAGCATCCGCTCTTCGCCGCCAACCTGCGCGATGCGGCGAGCGGAGAGCGCCTCTTCCCGCCGTACTTCATGAAGGAGGTGGGTGGGGTGAAGGTGGCCGTCGTCGGCTTCACGGACCCGGACGTCCCGCGCCGCCAACCCCCGGGCTACAGCCAGGGCCTGCGCTACGACGGCCCGGAGGAGTTGCCGGCGCTCGTGCGGGAGGTGCGCGAGCGCGAGGGGGCCCAGGTGGTGCTGTTGATGACGCATGTGGGGCTCGCCAAGGCGGTGGGCCTCGCCGCCAAGGTGCCCGGGGTGGACGTCCACCTGTCCAGCGACACGCACGAGCGCACCTATGCGCCGATTGAGCAGGCCGGGAGCTGGGTGGTGGAGCCCGGCGCTTTCGGCTCCTTCCTCGGGCGGCTGGACTTGTGGGTGGAGGAGGGCAGGGTGGTGGACCGCCGCTGGGAGCTCATCGAGCTGACCGCCTCGCGCTTCCCCGAGGACCCGCGGGTGGCACGGCTGGTGGACGCCGCACTCGCTCCGCACGAGGCGAAGCTGTCCTCCCCGGTGGGCCGCACCGATGTGACGCTCGCGCGCTACGCGGTGGTGGAGAACCCGCTCGACAACGTGCTGGCCGACGCCATCCGCGTCGCCGGAGGGACGGAGATTGGCCTTTCCAACGGCTTCCGCTTCGGCACGCCGCTGCTGCCCGGGCCGGTGCGTGAGGCGGACCTGTGGAACTTCTTCCCCATCGTCAACAAGCTGAAGACGGGCAAGGTGAGTGGCCGCCAGCTGCGCGCCTTCTGGGAGCAGGAGCTGGAGAACGTCTTCGCCAGGGAGCCGGAGAAGCGCTTTGGCGGGTGGCTGCCGCGCCCCTCGGGGATGACGCTGCGCTTCCGGGCCGACGCGCCCAAGGGCAAGCGCCTCCTCGCCCTGGAAGTCGGTGGCAAGCCGGTGGAGGACGACCGCCTCTACACCGTGACGGCCTGCGAGCGTGAGGGCGATGCCCCCGACATGGTGTGCCGGATTCCCGGCGTCCAGGAGCCGCGCGTCCTGGACGTTGACGCGCACGAGGCGGTGCGCCGCTTCCTCGCCGGCAAGCCGCGTCTGAACGACGCGTTGCAAGGGCGCGCCGTGGGCGAGGACCTCCCGCCCGTGCTGCGCACCCAGCAGGTGCAGTGA
- a CDS encoding NUDIX hydrolase: protein MSDGGAWRGNIRARLYERVRERGYDSLTAFAEARPAVPLYVLADELGKDDVAAVQVFSGLLAEAERRKQVTHLVRDVLVRELAESLPEGWPAVMDNANRFKVAEALGSWFAYTPETHRERADQVMAALRATPPPPGWRPLGPDDELLLTLLPDEEA, encoded by the coding sequence ATGAGTGACGGAGGTGCTTGGCGGGGGAACATCAGGGCTCGCCTGTATGAGCGGGTCCGCGAGCGCGGTTACGATTCGCTCACCGCCTTCGCCGAGGCACGCCCTGCCGTCCCGCTGTACGTGCTGGCCGATGAGCTTGGCAAGGACGACGTCGCTGCGGTGCAGGTGTTCAGTGGATTGCTCGCCGAGGCAGAGCGGCGCAAGCAGGTCACGCATTTGGTGCGCGATGTGCTCGTACGAGAACTCGCCGAGAGCCTCCCCGAAGGCTGGCCGGCTGTGATGGACAACGCCAACCGTTTCAAGGTCGCTGAGGCGCTCGGCTCTTGGTTTGCCTATACCCCAGAAACCCACCGAGAGCGTGCCGATCAGGTCATGGCAGCGCTCCGTGCCACGCCACCGCCGCCCGGCTGGCGTCCGCTCGGGCCCGACGACGAGTTGCTGCTCACGCTCCTTCCTGACGAGGAAGCCTGA
- a CDS encoding DUF4265 domain-containing protein, whose product MGPMNTDDMVKIVFKLEKDEDDYPPADYESVWAFPVGEGLFRIDNIPFFVTGIALGDVVSAISDGGELRFQKVVRPSGHSTLRLIIYDKNEVPTVRKLLEERGCTSEGSHIPGLISVDVPPSVSLAELRAMLDEGEAQERWGYEEACLASPGEGDKGLR is encoded by the coding sequence ATGGGCCCGATGAACACGGATGACATGGTGAAGATTGTCTTCAAGCTGGAGAAGGACGAGGACGACTACCCTCCCGCGGACTACGAAAGCGTCTGGGCCTTCCCCGTTGGAGAAGGGCTGTTCCGGATCGACAACATCCCCTTCTTCGTCACGGGAATTGCCCTCGGAGATGTCGTCTCGGCCATCTCCGATGGAGGCGAGCTCCGTTTCCAGAAGGTCGTACGTCCCTCTGGACACAGCACGCTGAGGCTCATCATCTACGACAAGAACGAGGTGCCCACTGTCCGTAAGCTCCTCGAGGAACGAGGGTGTACGAGCGAGGGCAGTCACATCCCAGGCCTGATTTCCGTGGATGTTCCCCCCTCCGTATCCCTGGCTGAGCTGAGAGCGATGCTGGATGAAGGAGAGGCTCAGGAGCGGTGGGGGTATGAGGAGGCGTGCCTCGCCTCGCCCGGGGAAGGTGACAAAGGACTCCGCTGA
- a CDS encoding cytochrome c biogenesis CcdA family protein has protein sequence MSLGLPGIFLAGLLTFLSPCVLPLVPLYLSFLAGVSLSQLREAGSGVRRPWGVALAFSLGLGSVFVALGMAATAVGGALAEHRSGLLQFGGLALFLLGLKQLGLIRIPWLEGEARPLLGRVTYTASSTSEPAMGALYLGTYAAGLSDRAAMHRGR, from the coding sequence ATGAGTCTCGGTCTTCCCGGCATCTTCCTCGCGGGCCTGCTGACGTTCCTGTCACCCTGCGTCCTTCCACTCGTCCCGCTCTACCTGTCCTTCCTCGCGGGCGTGTCCCTGTCCCAGTTGCGGGAGGCGGGGAGTGGCGTGCGGCGGCCGTGGGGTGTGGCGCTCGCGTTCTCGCTGGGGCTCGGCTCCGTGTTCGTCGCGCTCGGGATGGCGGCCACCGCCGTGGGTGGGGCGCTCGCGGAGCACCGGAGCGGGCTCCTCCAGTTCGGCGGGCTCGCGCTCTTCCTGCTGGGACTCAAGCAGCTCGGGCTCATCCGCATTCCCTGGTTGGAGGGTGAGGCGCGGCCCCTGCTCGGGCGGGTGACCTATACCGCCTCCTCCACGTCGGAGCCCGCCATGGGAGCGCTCTACCTCGGCACCTATGCCGCGGGGCTGTCCGACAGGGCGGCCATGCACCGAGGCCGCTGA
- a CDS encoding rhodanese-like domain-containing protein, protein MKAVLVVSALFLGLFLVSCAHNRSAGAEAHRRVEAGATLVDVRTPEEFAAGHLPGAVNIPVEELLRRLPELGSPEKPLVIYCRSGARSSRAERLLKDRGFQDVFNLGPMSAWE, encoded by the coding sequence ATGAAGGCCGTTCTCGTCGTCTCAGCCTTGTTCCTCGGTCTGTTCCTCGTCTCCTGTGCGCACAACCGCTCCGCTGGGGCCGAGGCCCATCGACGGGTCGAGGCCGGCGCCACGCTGGTGGATGTCCGTACTCCGGAAGAGTTCGCCGCCGGGCACCTGCCAGGTGCGGTGAACATCCCCGTGGAGGAATTGCTCCGGCGGCTCCCCGAGCTCGGGTCGCCGGAGAAGCCCCTCGTCATCTACTGCCGCAGTGGCGCGCGCAGCAGCCGCGCCGAGCGCCTCCTGAAGGATCGTGGCTTCCAGGACGTCTTCAACCTCGGCCCCATGTCGGCCTGGGAGTGA
- a CDS encoding DsrE family protein: MNRFLLLVLAALVTAPLAAIAAAPSQAPQAPEKKVPARQGKLVFVSTTGLEDIGTLSSSFRHAKAAKESGYLSDVVWLSYGRAVVVLDPTVKAVPESVRKEAQVAKAAGVRLVACGHALEKFDIDPKKLQPQAEVADNGVAELSRLVAEGYQVIRY, encoded by the coding sequence ATGAATCGCTTCCTGCTGCTCGTCCTCGCCGCGCTCGTCACCGCCCCTCTCGCCGCCATCGCCGCGGCGCCGTCACAGGCGCCCCAGGCCCCCGAGAAGAAGGTCCCCGCGCGCCAGGGCAAGCTCGTCTTCGTGTCCACCACGGGCCTGGAGGACATCGGCACGCTCTCCAGCTCCTTCCGGCACGCGAAGGCGGCCAAGGAGTCCGGTTACCTCTCGGACGTGGTGTGGCTGAGCTACGGCCGCGCGGTGGTGGTGTTGGACCCGACCGTGAAGGCCGTGCCGGAGTCGGTCCGCAAGGAGGCCCAGGTCGCGAAGGCCGCTGGCGTGCGGCTGGTGGCCTGTGGCCACGCGCTCGAGAAGTTCGACATCGACCCGAAGAAGCTCCAGCCCCAGGCGGAGGTGGCGGACAACGGAGTGGCGGAGCTCTCGCGCCTGGTGGCCGAGGGCTATCAGGTCATCCGTTACTAG
- a CDS encoding NUDIX hydrolase gives MERKTSEDRSWEGNIKARLYERVRERGYDSLTAFAEARPTASLVELADELGPDDIAAVQVFSGLVAEAERSRRVTRLVRGQLVRELAEALPNGWPAVMDDATHFKVAVALARWGTYTPETHEQRVEQAKAALRDSPPPPGWHPLGPDDELLLTLLPDEEA, from the coding sequence TTGGAGAGGAAGACGAGTGAGGACCGTTCCTGGGAGGGCAACATAAAGGCACGCCTGTATGAGAGGGTGCGCGAGCGCGGTTACGATTCGCTCACCGCCTTCGCCGAGGCGCGCCCCACCGCCTCGCTAGTGGAACTGGCGGATGAGCTTGGTCCCGATGACATCGCGGCAGTGCAGGTATTCAGCGGGTTGGTTGCCGAGGCGGAGCGGAGTCGTCGCGTCACACGGTTGGTGCGCGGCCAGCTCGTGCGTGAACTGGCCGAAGCACTCCCAAACGGCTGGCCGGCAGTGATGGACGATGCCACCCACTTCAAGGTTGCCGTGGCACTCGCCCGTTGGGGTACCTACACACCGGAAACTCATGAGCAGCGCGTCGAGCAAGCCAAGGCAGCGCTTCGCGATTCTCCGCCACCACCCGGCTGGCATCCCCTCGGGCCCGACGACGAGTTGCTGCTAACGCTCCTTCCAGACGAGGAAGCCTGA
- a CDS encoding sigma-70 family RNA polymerase sigma factor has product MSTRTDEQLIEAARAGDGKALDEVLARHEEQVYRFGLRMCGSEEDAKEVLQETLLAAFRGIHAFRGDAELSTWLYQVARTHCFRLRRKRVGAPEELQPLDSPAATHLAAAEATPDMASHARQMGEMLQVAILALPEAWREVLILRDVEGLTAEEAAKVVGIEVRALKSRLHRARLQLREHLSTLMGEGAQGEAPGCPELAQELSAFAAQEVDQATCVRLEDHLSRCPRCTEACDSLKRTVSLCRRIPGDEVPEPVRAAVRHALSRALPA; this is encoded by the coding sequence ATGTCGACGCGAACCGATGAGCAGTTGATAGAGGCCGCGCGCGCTGGCGACGGCAAGGCGTTGGATGAGGTTCTCGCCCGCCATGAGGAGCAGGTGTACCGCTTCGGCCTGCGCATGTGCGGCTCCGAGGAGGACGCCAAGGAGGTGCTCCAGGAGACGCTGCTGGCGGCCTTCCGCGGCATCCACGCGTTCCGGGGTGACGCGGAGCTGTCCACGTGGCTGTACCAGGTGGCCCGCACCCACTGCTTCCGCCTGCGCCGCAAGCGCGTCGGTGCGCCCGAGGAGCTCCAACCCCTCGACTCTCCCGCGGCCACCCACCTCGCCGCGGCGGAGGCGACGCCGGACATGGCCTCCCATGCGCGGCAGATGGGGGAGATGTTGCAGGTGGCCATCCTCGCGCTGCCGGAGGCCTGGCGCGAGGTGCTCATCCTCCGGGACGTGGAGGGGCTCACGGCCGAGGAGGCGGCGAAGGTGGTGGGCATCGAGGTGCGGGCGCTCAAGAGCCGGCTGCACCGCGCGCGACTCCAGTTGCGCGAGCACCTCTCTACCCTGATGGGGGAGGGCGCCCAGGGCGAGGCTCCGGGGTGTCCGGAACTGGCGCAGGAACTCTCGGCGTTTGCCGCGCAGGAGGTGGACCAGGCCACCTGTGTGCGCCTCGAGGACCACCTGTCGCGCTGCCCGCGCTGCACCGAGGCGTGCGACTCGCTCAAGCGCACGGTGTCCCTGTGTCGGCGCATTCCAGGCGATGAGGTGCCCGAGCCGGTGCGCGCGGCGGTGCGCCATGCGCTGTCACGCGCGCTGCCCGCCTGA
- a CDS encoding NUDIX hydrolase, translating to MTDGRSWEGNWTVRLYERVRERGYDSLTAFADARPTASLVALAEELGKDDVAGVQVFRGLLAEAERSHRVTRLVRGQLVRELWACLPNGWPTVMDDANRFKVAKAIGLWSSLTPTTHEKRVEQARAALRATPPPPGWLPRGPDDELLLTLLPDDEA from the coding sequence ATGACCGACGGACGTTCCTGGGAGGGCAACTGGACGGTGCGCCTGTACGAACGGGTCCGCGAGCGGGGCTACGACTCGCTCACCGCCTTCGCAGATGCGCGCCCGACCGCTTCGCTGGTGGCGCTGGCAGAGGAGCTTGGCAAGGACGACGTCGCCGGGGTGCAGGTGTTCAGAGGGTTGCTTGCCGAGGCGGAGCGAAGCCATCGGGTCACACGCCTTGTCCGCGGACAACTCGTGCGTGAACTGTGGGCATGTCTCCCAAACGGCTGGCCGACCGTTATGGATGACGCCAACCGTTTCAAGGTTGCCAAGGCAATCGGATTGTGGAGTTCCCTTACCCCAACAACCCATGAGAAGCGCGTCGAGCAAGCTCGGGCAGCGCTTCGTGCCACGCCACCACCGCCCGGTTGGCTCCCGCGCGGGCCCGACGACGAGTTGCTGCTGACGCTCCTGCCCGACGACGAAGCCTGA
- a CDS encoding TIGR02269 family lipoprotein, whose translation MKLCCTTVMMVLLFGCGTASWVERLDTGQTDPLVFTPRSGARPEDWHEASRERVARQSSLTAQLVFRSAVLDVSGSTRRISAELSKLKASGRGLASGNGVFLRYVDYGAQQLRWMDAQLAAATRLANTASEVEDPDMQLALLRLAGPRLEASMMGSLLLAVWLDFLTLADVALRQHLYPVETLFVDMWRRQKMLGPAMTALSSREHGLVEAAAQDVPPLVGHLTDEFAATVERMRVAAENLQKLLLLKEAIESITMLSTMRFSLPSVPPSAPALVGIGLAVGSDGVMMGTRLVVSAEWVELVRHLVRAGVLSLPVVSAAVRIQAGQAMQAQAHGELPRGVREALGDGPEVRGMHVTSSAGAGMNEPPRHHVMPKEFREWFEKRGFTDEMDIDQFCVKLEQAHHQAIHGGGDWKLGRTWPGEWNRMIMDRLSKAESEAGRMLTRNEVLRIVAKNMRDYKIPMNFVSGRGR comes from the coding sequence ATGAAGCTGTGCTGCACGACTGTGATGATGGTTCTCCTCTTCGGGTGTGGCACTGCCTCCTGGGTCGAGCGCCTGGACACAGGCCAGACCGACCCTCTCGTCTTCACCCCTCGTTCGGGCGCCAGGCCAGAGGACTGGCACGAGGCCTCTCGAGAGAGAGTCGCGCGGCAGAGCTCCCTCACGGCCCAGCTGGTATTTCGCAGTGCCGTTCTCGACGTATCGGGCTCCACCCGCCGCATCTCCGCAGAACTCTCCAAGCTCAAGGCCAGTGGGCGTGGCCTCGCCAGCGGCAACGGCGTCTTCCTCCGCTACGTCGATTACGGCGCCCAGCAACTGCGGTGGATGGACGCCCAGCTCGCCGCCGCCACCCGGCTCGCCAACACCGCCTCGGAGGTGGAGGACCCGGACATGCAACTCGCCCTGCTGCGCCTCGCCGGCCCACGGCTTGAAGCCTCCATGATGGGCTCGCTCCTGCTCGCCGTCTGGCTCGACTTCCTCACCCTCGCCGACGTCGCGCTCAGACAGCACCTCTACCCCGTGGAGACGCTCTTCGTGGACATGTGGCGCAGGCAGAAGATGCTCGGGCCCGCCATGACGGCGCTCTCCTCTCGGGAACACGGGCTGGTGGAGGCCGCGGCGCAAGACGTGCCCCCGCTGGTAGGCCACCTCACGGACGAGTTCGCAGCCACCGTGGAGAGAATGCGCGTGGCAGCGGAGAACCTCCAGAAGTTGCTGCTGCTCAAGGAGGCCATCGAGTCCATCACCATGCTCTCGACGATGAGGTTTTCGCTGCCCTCGGTGCCTCCGTCCGCTCCCGCCCTGGTCGGCATCGGCCTGGCGGTTGGCAGCGACGGCGTGATGATGGGCACGCGCCTTGTCGTCTCCGCCGAGTGGGTGGAACTGGTGCGCCATCTGGTGCGCGCGGGCGTCCTCTCCCTGCCCGTCGTCAGCGCCGCCGTGCGGATTCAGGCCGGACAGGCGATGCAGGCGCAGGCACACGGTGAGCTGCCCAGGGGCGTGCGCGAAGCACTGGGAGATGGGCCCGAGGTGCGGGGCATGCACGTGACGAGCAGTGCGGGGGCCGGCATGAACGAGCCGCCGCGGCACCACGTCATGCCGAAGGAGTTCCGCGAATGGTTCGAGAAGCGCGGCTTCACCGACGAGATGGACATCGATCAGTTCTGCGTCAAACTGGAGCAGGCACACCACCAGGCAATACATGGCGGTGGCGACTGGAAGCTGGGGCGCACATGGCCGGGTGAATGGAACCGGATGATCATGGATAGGCTGAGTAAAGCCGAGAGTGAGGCAGGCCGCATGTTGACGCGGAATGAAGTCCTGCGCATCGTCGCAAAGAACATGAGGGACTATAAAATCCCGATGAACTTCGTTTCCGGGAGAGGGCGATGA
- a CDS encoding protein kinase family protein — translation MPDLPPGTSINGAVVEELVKAGGYGTVYRARDLVSGTLLAIKFIPLYRAKEWAMRESIIARHFRHENLVQQVGFGYWPHVAYSGEVEHPFRPCGTVGASATLAGVHFAPFLARVKLSLLH, via the coding sequence ATGCCCGACCTTCCACCCGGTACGAGCATCAACGGCGCGGTGGTGGAGGAGCTGGTCAAGGCGGGAGGCTACGGCACCGTCTACAGAGCGAGAGACCTGGTCTCCGGCACGCTCCTCGCCATCAAGTTCATCCCGCTCTACCGGGCCAAGGAGTGGGCCATGCGCGAGTCCATCATCGCCAGGCACTTCCGCCACGAGAACCTCGTGCAGCAGGTGGGCTTCGGCTACTGGCCTCACGTTGCGTATTCCGGCGAAGTGGAACACCCGTTCCGGCCATGTGGAACAGTCGGAGCGTCAGCGACGCTGGCCGGGGTTCACTTCGCCCCCTTCTTGGCCCGGGTCAAATTGTCACTCCTCCACTGA
- a CDS encoding LysM peptidoglycan-binding domain-containing protein, protein MGIPSTPSTHRVSAGETLSKIAQRYKTTVDAFVKANQIPNPDLIQVGQILKIPVSGTSQKAKPSGTPPTAVQTVPFKFQTLPFLQQTSTVTEEVFKIEGQDYVFTTSNNQTSIALRPDSSAFRFGQQPKQVWFVTRDNGFPLFALRPNKLDSMLLDPAAIGNPFSPVKEGAPFRVFTAKQMYSYEKGFQWFEPLADHYRELIWVHPGTETKSSPAYQAYKHFTWKNIVDFSNVDRWSISYGRKNEGDWKHNKKDGADGFLLVSIEGYPYWADAIGQIPFAVDTYKSKLEDTGDKDKAIIQTVKTGIKHGDGSIFFTNKDSSNNYDNFMVLRGALWAANNHTFTKTQTEISAGYGESVTLTKINVHYKLRDMNDLKNPITNLPLSKYGVWRKK, encoded by the coding sequence ATGGGGATTCCATCCACTCCATCAACCCATCGCGTTTCGGCGGGCGAGACTTTGTCGAAGATCGCGCAACGGTACAAGACCACGGTCGACGCATTCGTAAAAGCCAATCAAATCCCGAATCCCGATCTCATCCAGGTCGGCCAGATATTGAAGATTCCGGTATCCGGCACGTCCCAGAAAGCAAAGCCATCGGGAACTCCTCCCACCGCCGTTCAGACGGTCCCTTTCAAATTCCAGACGCTGCCCTTCCTCCAGCAGACGAGCACCGTCACCGAGGAGGTCTTCAAGATCGAGGGCCAGGACTATGTCTTCACGACCTCGAACAACCAGACCTCGATCGCCCTGCGTCCTGACTCTTCGGCCTTCCGTTTTGGCCAGCAGCCCAAGCAGGTCTGGTTCGTCACCAGGGACAATGGTTTCCCTTTGTTCGCGCTACGTCCCAACAAGCTGGATAGCATGTTGCTCGACCCAGCGGCGATAGGCAACCCGTTCAGCCCGGTGAAGGAGGGCGCTCCCTTTCGGGTCTTCACAGCCAAGCAGATGTACTCCTACGAAAAGGGCTTCCAGTGGTTCGAGCCGCTCGCGGATCACTATAGAGAGCTCATCTGGGTCCATCCCGGAACCGAAACAAAAAGTTCGCCGGCCTACCAAGCGTACAAACACTTCACCTGGAAGAACATCGTCGACTTCTCCAACGTCGACAGATGGTCCATCAGTTACGGCAGGAAGAACGAGGGAGACTGGAAGCACAACAAGAAGGACGGGGCAGATGGTTTTCTGCTCGTCAGTATCGAAGGATATCCCTACTGGGCAGATGCCATTGGCCAGATTCCCTTCGCGGTGGATACATACAAGTCCAAGCTTGAAGACACGGGGGATAAAGACAAGGCCATCATTCAAACAGTCAAAACGGGCATCAAGCACGGCGACGGCTCGATCTTCTTCACCAATAAGGACAGCTCAAACAACTACGACAACTTCATGGTGCTGAGAGGAGCGCTCTGGGCCGCCAATAATCACACCTTCACCAAAACGCAAACAGAGATCTCCGCCGGATACGGAGAGAGCGTCACGCTCACGAAAATCAATGTCCACTACAAGCTCCGGGACATGAATGATTTGAAGAACCCCATCACCAACCTCCCACTGAGCAAGTATGGCGTGTGGAGAAAGAAATGA
- a CDS encoding YeiH family protein, which yields MTAPLATPAATTAASPPGGVWRRRLPGLGLAAGLAVASYWLAMLPGLKVVGPLTVALFIGIALRSAMGLPALLTEGTRYSARTVLRLGIVLMGARLDFGLVAKVGPRVLLLALAVIVGGILGIRWVTQRFGVPEKLGTLLAVGTSICGASAVVAASSVTRAEEEDTTLAVGLCGILGTVGVLFYVFVGPLLGLSTAQLAILSGATLHEVAQVMAAAFTWGTSAGDLGTLVKLTRVVLLAPALVVLGLASGAGGRVRYSWKEPPIPWFVLGFLAVGVLGSVGVLPAAAKAGLSTASVFLMVMAMAAMGLGTHLSMVRRAGMRVVYAGLAGFAGLALSAWALIQLLSIQ from the coding sequence ATGACTGCTCCTCTCGCTACTCCTGCCGCCACCACCGCCGCATCTCCTCCGGGGGGAGTCTGGCGCCGACGCCTGCCGGGCCTGGGGCTCGCCGCCGGGCTGGCGGTGGCCAGCTACTGGCTCGCCATGCTCCCGGGGCTGAAGGTGGTGGGGCCGCTCACGGTGGCCCTGTTCATCGGCATCGCGCTCCGCTCCGCGATGGGGCTGCCAGCCCTACTGACGGAGGGCACGCGCTACTCGGCACGCACGGTGCTGCGGCTGGGCATCGTGCTGATGGGGGCCCGGCTGGACTTCGGCCTGGTGGCGAAGGTGGGCCCGCGCGTGCTGCTGCTCGCCCTGGCCGTCATCGTCGGCGGCATTCTGGGCATCCGCTGGGTGACGCAGCGCTTCGGCGTTCCGGAGAAGCTGGGCACGCTGCTGGCCGTGGGCACCTCCATCTGCGGCGCCAGCGCGGTGGTGGCCGCCAGCTCCGTCACCCGAGCCGAGGAGGAGGACACCACGCTGGCGGTGGGCCTGTGCGGCATTCTCGGCACGGTGGGCGTCCTCTTCTACGTCTTCGTGGGGCCGCTGCTGGGGCTGAGCACGGCGCAGCTCGCCATCCTCTCGGGCGCCACGCTGCACGAGGTGGCGCAGGTGATGGCCGCGGCCTTCACCTGGGGCACCTCGGCGGGGGACCTGGGCACGCTGGTGAAGCTCACCCGCGTGGTGCTGCTGGCTCCCGCGCTCGTCGTGCTGGGGCTCGCCTCCGGCGCGGGCGGCAGGGTGCGCTACTCGTGGAAGGAACCGCCCATCCCCTGGTTCGTGCTGGGCTTCCTCGCGGTGGGCGTCCTGGGCTCGGTGGGCGTGCTGCCCGCCGCCGCCAAGGCTGGGCTCTCCACCGCCAGCGTCTTCCTCATGGTGATGGCCATGGCGGCCATGGGGTTGGGCACCCACCTGAGCATGGTTCGCCGCGCGGGCATGCGCGTCGTCTACGCGGGCCTCGCCGGCTTCGCGGGCCTGGCGCTGTCCGCCTGGGCCCTCATCCAGCTGCTCTCCATCCAGTAA
- a CDS encoding HNH endonuclease encodes MWNSRSVSDAGRGSLRPLLGPGQIVTPPLNETHVDHRIPSAKGGPSEVDNGQVLCRDCNLKKGDKVPPGK; translated from the coding sequence ATGTGGAACAGTCGGAGCGTCAGCGACGCTGGCCGGGGTTCACTTCGCCCCCTTCTTGGCCCGGGTCAAATTGTCACTCCTCCACTGAACGAGACCCATGTGGACCACAGAATCCCCAGTGCGAAGGGGGGTCCCAGCGAGGTCGACAACGGCCAGGTACTCTGTCGGGATTGCAATCTCAAGAAGGGCGACAAGGTCCCACCAGGGAAATGA